Proteins encoded together in one Cicer arietinum cultivar CDC Frontier isolate Library 1 chromosome 4, Cicar.CDCFrontier_v2.0, whole genome shotgun sequence window:
- the LOC101504593 gene encoding serine/threonine protein phosphatase 2A 57 kDa regulatory subunit B' beta isoform-like isoform X1 has protein sequence MGSQKISPQTNQKTLQDFFFQEKPLFLIPSSPSSSGNEELLSTISYCTFVFTFTDPSESPAQRDSKRLQLSRLIAMLKSSKKQVHEKVLDPLISMISANLFRPLPPPTNPSPISEFLDEEDPISIFSPLWSHLQIVYEILFRLVNTTETKTLKIYMNHSFLLNLLSLFQSEDPRERESLKNVYHKIYSKFVSERSAMRKSMTDVLLNYVFETEKHYGIAELLEIWGTIVNGFSVPLKEEHKLFLMRVLIPLHKTKGMQVYHRQLAYCVSQFVQKEPMLGGVVVRGILRYWPVTNCQKEILLIGELEDLVENLDPDQYRKLALPICTQITKCINSWNSQWFQVAERALYVWNNEQFYKMATTGTGEVLPVIVEGVEKNLKWHWSKSVRQLTESVKVVVEDIDPDLYAKVVINMEAKESVAHQEDMKRQKRWERIELAASKNQFVNSQRYMCVSH, from the exons atgggaaGCCAGAAAATTTCACCACAAACAAACCAAAAAACACTTCAAgactttttttttcaagaaaagcCACTTTTTCTAATACCATCTTCACCAAGTTCATCAGGAAATGAAGAACTTCTCTCAACTATTTCTTACTGCACTTTTGTTTTCACATTCACTGACCCATCAGAATCACCTGCACAAAGAGACTCAAAAAGACTCCAACTTTCAAGACTCATTGCTATGTTGAAATCATCCAAAAAACAAGTTCATGAAAAAGTTTTAGACCCTTTAATTTCAATGATTTCGGCCAATCTTTTTAGACCACTTCCTCCACCTACAAATCCTTCTCCTATATCAGAATTTCTTGATGAAGAAGacccaatttcaattttttcaccTTTATGGTCACATTTACAAATAGTTTATGAAATTCTATTCAGACTTGTTAATACCACAGAAAcaaaaacacttaaaatatatatgaatcaTTCTTTTCTACTCAATCTTCTATCACTTTTTCAATCAGAAGATCCAAGGGAACGTGAGAGTTTGAAAAATGTTTACCACAAGATATATTCTAAGTTTGTTTCGGAACGATCCGCGATGAGGAAATCGATGACAGATGTTTTGTTGAACTATGTTTTTGAGACAGAGAAACATTATGGTATAGCAGAGTTGCTTGAGATATGGGGAACTATAGTGAATGGATTTAGTGTTCCATTGAAGGAAGAACACAAGTTGTTTCTAATGAGAGTGTTGATTCCTTTACATAAGACTAAAGGGATGCAAGTTTATCACAGGCAACTTGCTTATTGTGTGTCACAGTTTGTGCAGAAAGAGCCTATGCTTGGAGGTGTTGTTGTTAGGGGGATTTTGAGGTATTGGCCAGTTAcaaattgtcaaaaggagattTTGTTGATTGGAGAATTGGAAGATTTGGTTGAGAATTTGGATCCTGATCAATATCGTAAGTTGGCTTTGCCTATATGTACTCAGATTACAAAATGTATCAACAGTTGGAATTCTCAG TGGTTTCAGGTAGCTGAGAGAGCACTGTATGTATGGAACAATGAACAGTTCTACAAAATGGCAACAACAGGAACAGGAGAAGTACTTCCAGTGATAGTAGAAGGAGTGGAAAAGAATCTAAAGTGGCATTGGAGCAAGAGTGTTAGGCAACTAACAGAAAGTGTGAAGGTGGTTGTGGAAGATATTGATCCTGATCTATATGCAAAGGTTGTCATAAACATGGAAGCTAAAGAATCAGTGGCACATCAAGAAGATATGAAGAGACAAAAGAGATGGGAAAGAATTGAATTGGCAGCTTCTAAGAATCAGTTTGTCAATTCACAAAGATATATGTGTGTTTCACACTGA
- the LOC101504593 gene encoding serine/threonine protein phosphatase 2A 57 kDa regulatory subunit B' beta isoform-like isoform X2, which produces MGSQKISPQTNQKTLQDFFFQEKPLFLIPSSPSSSGNEELLSTISYCTFVFTFTDPSESPAQRDSKRLQLSRLIAMLKSSKKQVHEKVLDPLISMISANLFRPLPPPTNPSPISEFLDEEDPISIFSPLWSHLQIVYEILFRLVNTTETKTLKIYMNHSFLLNLLSLFQSEDPRERESLKNVYHKIYSKFVSERSAMRKSMTDVLLNYVFETEKHYGIAELLEIWGTIVNGFSVPLKEEHKLFLMRVLIPLHKTKGMQVYHRQLAYCVSQFVQKEPMLGGVVVRGILRYWPVTNCQKEILLIGELEDLVENLDPDQYRKLALPICTQITKCINSWNSQVAERALYVWNNEQFYKMATTGTGEVLPVIVEGVEKNLKWHWSKSVRQLTESVKVVVEDIDPDLYAKVVINMEAKESVAHQEDMKRQKRWERIELAASKNQFVNSQRYMCVSH; this is translated from the exons atgggaaGCCAGAAAATTTCACCACAAACAAACCAAAAAACACTTCAAgactttttttttcaagaaaagcCACTTTTTCTAATACCATCTTCACCAAGTTCATCAGGAAATGAAGAACTTCTCTCAACTATTTCTTACTGCACTTTTGTTTTCACATTCACTGACCCATCAGAATCACCTGCACAAAGAGACTCAAAAAGACTCCAACTTTCAAGACTCATTGCTATGTTGAAATCATCCAAAAAACAAGTTCATGAAAAAGTTTTAGACCCTTTAATTTCAATGATTTCGGCCAATCTTTTTAGACCACTTCCTCCACCTACAAATCCTTCTCCTATATCAGAATTTCTTGATGAAGAAGacccaatttcaattttttcaccTTTATGGTCACATTTACAAATAGTTTATGAAATTCTATTCAGACTTGTTAATACCACAGAAAcaaaaacacttaaaatatatatgaatcaTTCTTTTCTACTCAATCTTCTATCACTTTTTCAATCAGAAGATCCAAGGGAACGTGAGAGTTTGAAAAATGTTTACCACAAGATATATTCTAAGTTTGTTTCGGAACGATCCGCGATGAGGAAATCGATGACAGATGTTTTGTTGAACTATGTTTTTGAGACAGAGAAACATTATGGTATAGCAGAGTTGCTTGAGATATGGGGAACTATAGTGAATGGATTTAGTGTTCCATTGAAGGAAGAACACAAGTTGTTTCTAATGAGAGTGTTGATTCCTTTACATAAGACTAAAGGGATGCAAGTTTATCACAGGCAACTTGCTTATTGTGTGTCACAGTTTGTGCAGAAAGAGCCTATGCTTGGAGGTGTTGTTGTTAGGGGGATTTTGAGGTATTGGCCAGTTAcaaattgtcaaaaggagattTTGTTGATTGGAGAATTGGAAGATTTGGTTGAGAATTTGGATCCTGATCAATATCGTAAGTTGGCTTTGCCTATATGTACTCAGATTACAAAATGTATCAACAGTTGGAATTCTCAG GTAGCTGAGAGAGCACTGTATGTATGGAACAATGAACAGTTCTACAAAATGGCAACAACAGGAACAGGAGAAGTACTTCCAGTGATAGTAGAAGGAGTGGAAAAGAATCTAAAGTGGCATTGGAGCAAGAGTGTTAGGCAACTAACAGAAAGTGTGAAGGTGGTTGTGGAAGATATTGATCCTGATCTATATGCAAAGGTTGTCATAAACATGGAAGCTAAAGAATCAGTGGCACATCAAGAAGATATGAAGAGACAAAAGAGATGGGAAAGAATTGAATTGGCAGCTTCTAAGAATCAGTTTGTCAATTCACAAAGATATATGTGTGTTTCACACTGA